A window from Triticum aestivum cultivar Chinese Spring chromosome 6D, IWGSC CS RefSeq v2.1, whole genome shotgun sequence encodes these proteins:
- the LOC123146396 gene encoding E3 ubiquitin-protein ligase Siah2-like, whose product MALFGYSNSVRGLDGVRIRRGAFTGGARGREGEDKKLRGSEGVTAPAFATMTGGPNRSVAHLSCSQRRLCNAPALIKREMVVHEEGEIMQTEQDLTMELSMVSMDLTLLHCPLCLHPLKPPVYECKGGHLACTDCRVERPGNQRQCQKCERGIGFDVQNMVVDAVLSSVRVECPHEGCGLYVTYHKLADHQSMCPLAPCKCPMPVCGYEGPPPVPSHHISTVHPMPVYRIRAGASPLPNYMAKLWANGPPGEPKGRTDAVKVQMEVTSSRDPGDVAQQELTFFTVPPKLLVGAKLVSLHIQIDKLMS is encoded by the exons atggccCTGTtcggatactctaactcagttagag GGTTAGATGGAGtgcggatacggcgaggcgccttcacgggcggtgcgagagggagggagggagaggacaagaagcttcgaggaagtgaggGGG ttactgctcctgcctttgcgaccatgacaggtgggcccaacaggtcggtggcccacctgtcatgcagccaaaggcgg ctttgtaatgccccggccctaataaagcgagagatggttgtgcacgaggagggcgagatcatgcagacggaacaggacctgacgatggagctctctatggtctcaatggacctcaccttgctccactgccccttgtgcctccaccccttgaagcctccagtgtatg aatgcaagggagggcacctggcttgcacggactgccgcgtcgagcgccccgggaaccagcggcagtgccaaaaGTGCGAGCGCGGCATTGGCTTCGATGTGCAGAACATGgtggtggacgccgtcctctcctcggtgagggtggagtgcccgcacgaaggctgtgggctctacgtcacttaccacaagctcgccgatcaccagagcatgtgtccgctcgcgccctgcaaatgccccatgcccgtctgcggctacgaaggcccgccgccggtgccctcccaccacatcagcaccgtgcatcccatgcccgtgtaTAGGATCCG agcgggggcgtccccactgcctaACTACAtggccaagctatgggcgaacggcccgccgggggagcccaaaggcaggaccgacgccgtcaaggtgcaaatggaggtgacaagcagcagggatcccggtgACGTCGCCcagcaggagctgaccttcttcacagttccgcccaagctgctggtcggggctaagctggtgtccctccacattcagattgacaagctcatgtcctaa